One genomic segment of Osmia bicornis bicornis chromosome 16, iOsmBic2.1, whole genome shotgun sequence includes these proteins:
- the LOC114879954 gene encoding sperm-associated antigen 7 homolog, whose amino-acid sequence MDLLGSILNSMDKPPTVSDKQKTLMKKQKEEYQKYQRAEADRLKSFRGKVEDKINKFLQDDNAKEYKFPPMDQIHRSIIHDVAEVANVWAYSFGEEGIDRHIVIFKREHAPSEDQLNVLRRGEEWNEEVANKLVEERERRAKEEIEIAKSKKRKDNFTPNSYYKDKYQHLIGKEAALEAARKTEANSSYGCVPSENKKDQRSIEQTLADIRAKKRKLEETKDSECKDKIIKQ is encoded by the exons ATGGATTTGCTAGGATCTATCTTAAACTCAATGGACAAGCCTCCCACAGTCAGTGACAAGCAAAAGACACTTATGAAAA AGCAGAAAGAGGAGTATCAGAAGTATCAAAGGGCAGAAGCAGATAGATTAAAATCTTTTCGAGGAAAg GTAGAAgacaaaattaacaaattcctTCAAGATGACAATGCTAAAGAATATAAATTCCCTCCAATGGACCAAATCCATAGAAGTATAAT ACACGACGTCGCCGAAGTGGCGAATGTATGGGCATATTCCTTCGGAGAGGAAGGCATCGATCGTCACATCGTGATTTTTAAGAGAGAACATGCTCCGTCCGAGGATCAACTGAACGTGTTACGTCGAGGAGAGGAATGGAACGAAGAGGTAGCGAATAAATTAGTAGAagaaagggaaagaagagCCAAAGAAGAGATAGAAATCGCGAAATCTAAAAAGCGAAAAGATAATTTCACCCCAAACAGTTATTATAAGGATAAATACCAACACCTGATTGGAAAAGAAGCTGCCTTAGAAGCGGCTAGAAAAACAGAAGCTAACAGCAGTTACGGATGCG ttCCTAGTGAAAACAAAAAAGATCAACGAAGTATAGAGCAAACGTTAGCGGACATACGTgctaagaaaagaaaattagaagaaacCAAAGATTCCGAGTGTAAAGATAAGATTATAAAACAATAA
- the LOC114879953 gene encoding exocyst complex component 8 has product MADSLAKVFTGEDFNPEKFVKELSAQCVGADELRQQRSKIQELANNTSAQLKRNVYQNYMQFIETAKEISHLESEMYQLSQLLSEQRSLLSTLGSARTTGVIFEESSESQLENLNDSTSKEEEQRQKLTQLLENVEGAMSLAETPGRVCLHEGSLLELDPFEGTPLKRVHAYLFNDILMIASWLANGNRRGPPKYKMQAVYNLESLAIVNIRDLGTVKLAFKLLAFSDTRVFQCATATSKKDWLDKCEQAKKMKLAEDNSSGAADNDKRSKEEKTVPSRSMSLDSNTLGIDEEDAEYHEPPPEWMLEVAEDLDSCIAQRHFEEAYSLLERAKAYLKDSQVTPLLLEIQSKVNDRGKSLVDVLTKELESSVEAKSLQGGGLRSARRVVKLLIQLNRSAQACHLYLRLCSAVLKARLKRVKKEGTISPYVKQLSAIAFSNIVEIAKEFLKIFPQSTNCTSGLVVWCSQEVKHLTTHLAKQIFTPQVSLSTLVECIAAVRSHCDQLTQLGMDFRYQLDGQLRSPLAKAIHDAGEKYVDIVKVHVAEDTWRPTNLETNKNLQKLLSELDDLGVTVPSSYLTNNCWIRLTNNTLTFSKLYVSLLEDCLSVATPELMAMIDGVLVSVMRAQVQHVCGSLTNPKLKQERQLVHDNASYIRDVVIMRGLELYKSATNQTFKKLLALKEQIVFDSLSPTKPKSAPRTSIPKYSTTEYI; this is encoded by the exons AAAGCGGAATGTTTATCAGAATTATATGCAATTTATAGAAACTGCCAAAGAAATCTCGCATTTAGAAAGCGAGATGTACCAGTTATCTCAGTTATTAAGCGAGCAACGTTCTTTATTAAGTACATTAGGATCTGCCAGAACAACTGGCGTCATTTTTGAAGAATCCTCTGAATCTCAATTGGAGAATCTAAATGATTCCACCagcaaagaagaagaacagaGACAAAAATTAACACAGTTGCTTGAAAATGTAGAAGGAGCAATG AGTTTAGCGGAAACGCCAGGTCGTGTATGCTTACACGAAGGTTCGTTACTAGAATTAGATCCATTTGAAGGGACACCGTTGAAGAGAGTCCATGCCTACTTATTCAACGACATTCTAATGATTGCCTCCTGGTTAGCCAACGGTAACAGAAGGGGACCGCCAAAGTATAAAATGCAAGCTGTATACAATCTCGAAAGTTTAGCCATCGTTAACATCAGAGATCTCGGCACGGTCAAATTGGCTTTTAAACTTTTAGCGTTCTCTGACACCAGAGTGTTCCAGTGTGCAACCGCGACAAGCAAA AAAGACTGGTTGGACAAATGCGAGCAagcgaagaaaatgaaattagcCGAGGATAATTCATCTGGCGCTGCAGATAATGATAAACGTTCGAAGGAGGAGAAAACTGTACCCTCTAGATCAATGTCCCTTGACTCCAACACCCTGG GTATAGACGAGGAGGACGCGGAGTACCACGAGCCTCCGCCTGAGTGGATGCTGGAAGTCGCGGAGGACTTGGACTCCTGCATAGCGCAACGACACTTCGAGGAGGCTTACAGCCTCTTGGAAAGGGCGAAAGCTTATTTAAAAGACTCGCAAGTAACTCCGCTCTTGCTCGAGATTCAGTCGAAGGTGAACGATCGGGGGAAATCGTTGGTGGATGTTTTAACGAAGGAACTCGAGTCGAGCGTGGAAGCGAAGTCGCTTCAAGGCGGAGGTTTAAGAAGCGCGCGTCGCGTGGTcaaacttctgatacaattgAACAGAAGCGCACAAGCGTGTCACCTGTATTTACGGCTGTGCAGTGCTGTATTAAAAGCTCGTTTAAAACGGGTGAAAAAAGAAGGGACCATCTCGCCTTACGTGAAGCAGCTTAGCGCGATTGCCTTTAGCAATATCGTGGAAATCGCGAAGGAATTCCTGAAAATTTTCCCTCAATCTACAAATTGTACATCTG GTCTGGTCGTCTGGTGCAGTCAAGAAGTGAAACACTTGACAACACATTTAGctaaacaaatttttacccCACAAGTGTCCTTAAGTACACTGGTAGAATGTATAGCTGCTGTTCGAAGCCACTGCGATCAG TTAACGCAACTTGGAATGGATTTTCGTTATCAATTAGACGGCCAACTCAGATCACCGTTAGCTAAAGCTATACATGATGCAGGAGAAAAATATGTCGATATTGTAAAGGTACACGTAGCTGAAGATACTTGGCGACCTACAAATTTGGAAACGAAcaaaaatcttcaaaaattattatcagaaTTAGATGATCTTGGAGTAACCGTTCCATCGTCTTATCTGACCAACAACTGTTGGATACGGTTGACCAATAACACTTTAACTTTCTCAAAACTCTACGTGAGTCTATTGGAAGATTGTCTTAGTGTGGCTACACCAGAATTGATGGCCATGATAGACGGAGTTTTAGTATCGGTAATGCGGGCTCAAGTACAACATGTATGTGGCTCGCTCACCAATCCGAAATTAAAACAAGAG AGGCAACTAGTACACGATAACGCATCATATATTCGAGATGTGGTGATCATGCGAGGACTCGAGCTGTATAAATCAGCAACGAATCaaactttcaaaaaattacTGGCTCTGAAGGAACAGATCGTGTTTGATTCCTTGTCTCCGACGAAACCAAAATCTGCCCCCAGAACATCGATACCTAAGTATTCCACCACAGAATATATTTAA